The DNA segment GTGCCTGGCGCTCTTGGATCAATTTCCGTTGGTTGGGCAAACAAGGGCGAGGGCCAACGAGAGACAATTCTCGCTTCAGCAGGTTTACCACCTGAGGCAGTTCGTCGAGTTTGGTGCGCCTTAAGAAGGCGCCAATCCGTGTGACAGACGACGCGCATGTTTCATGGGTTGCCCGGTGCGCCGTCCCGACACGCATTGTCCGAAACTTCCAGCAAATGAATTTGGCTTGATTCCGCCCGACCCGTTCTTGTCGGAATAGCGCCGGGCCCGGGCTGTCCAGTCGCACTGCTATGGCGATGAGCAAGAGCAACCAGCCAAAACCGATTAAGATCGAGATCGCAGCTACATAGTCCAGACCCGTGGTTGCCATGTCATAATAACGAGGTCGGGGGTGAGAGCTCGAGATAAGTTTTACGCGTGGGCCGCTTGGCGGGCGGCGCAGTTCATCCGCAATTACAGAAGCTACCGCAGAGGTGGAGATGGTTGGCTTCAGCCCGCCCAGTAATTTCCAAAAGACAGAGGTCCAGCGCTGGCGATGGTCGTAGATTTTGGGCGCAACAACCTCAACTATGTCGATCCCGGCAACCTCCGCGAGCCTATTTGCCAGTTCGCGTTTGGTTTGAGCGTAGAGCGACTGGTTGTCTGGATCCAAGGCATGCGTTGAGGACATGAAAATGAACCGGGGAACGCCCTTTTCCCGAGCGTGACGTGCCAGTTGCAATGGCCAGTCAACGTTGACGCGGCGAGCCGACTCTTCCGTGACGGAATCCACATCGTTATTGATGGTTGCAAGGTGAATGATGGCGTCACAGCCACTCAGTTGATGGCTGATCTCGGAGTTATGGTGCACACTGCACCCCGGAAATATCGACTGAATCCGCTCTTTGCTTCGACCGAATAGGCGGACATCAATACCAGTAGCTAACAACTCTGGGATTACTGCTTGGCCGACGCGTCCGCTGGCGCCGGTCACTGCTACGGTAGTCACGCTGAAATGCCTTTCCTGAGGCGTGCGGTCACAGAAGGTAAAGTTTCCAGCATTGCGGAAAAGTCTTGGCCAAATGTCGGCCTTCACTAGCCGTCGCCCGATTGTTCGCCAATCCCCGGGTAGAACCCCGATATCAGCTATCTCAGTCCCGCCAAGCCAAAGAGCGCACGGCTATTTCCATGGTGGCCCGGGCTAGCAGCCACGGCCCCGGTGCCGGTGCGCGGGTCCGACGACCAACCCAAGTGGAAGGAGTGAAAGCGAGGAGCGGGGAGCAATAGCTCCACCCCTCTAATGAAATGCGTTCCTTGGTGGAGCCGGAACGCGCTGGAGAACAGCAATTATGGCTTCGACCTTCAACCAACCAAACCAGGCCGTTCGCCTGCTGAGCACGACAGACCCGGTCCCCTTCGACAGCCAAGCTGAAGACGCGCCGCAGGAGGTCAATTGTTCGGTCCAAATCCCGGTGCCCCGCCGCCGGGCTTCGGCGATCATGCGATCGCTGGCGACTGCGATCGGAGATCGGGCAATGCCACTTTGCATGGCGGGCCAGGCAGGCAACATTGGCTTCCGCTTGCCAGACCTCGGCATCACCATTCTTGGAACTGGCTGTCATCGACCGCTGCTCTGTGAGCAGGCGCAGGACATGCGCCTCGTAACAGGCGACCACATGCTGATCGTGCGGATCGAGGATGAAGCTCACGGCTATGGGCCGTTCACACTCGACCTTCTCATGTCCGGTACGGAACGCTGGCTCACTCGCTACCGGCTTTGGCAAATTCACCCGACCGCGGATCTGTGGCTGGTGCCGAGCCAAGGGGAAGGGCGGTCAGTACGGGTCCTGTCAGGCTATCTCGCAGCATCGCCGCGAGCACCCTTCTTCAGCCTGTTCGAGCGTGAACATGGGTGCGCTGTCGCCGCGCAATCCTTGGCTGCGCGTCAGGGGGACAAGTAGGATGGCTCGTAAACCTCGCTCCAAGAGCAATAAGGCGCGCGTGCCAGCAATCGTCGCGCCGACGAAAGAACGGTCCAACAATCCCATGGACTGGCTCTATGACAATCCGCTTGGTGGGTACCCCAACTTCACCTTTGGTGTGCTCGAGCAATCATACCGAGGATATCCAAATACCCCCTCCGAGTTCGCCTTGCGAAAGCTGAGGCCGGTGGGAGGGCTGGACCATGCCGGGAGCTTCGACGAAAAGACGTTCACGGCATACCGCTACGGGAGCGTTCTTCCCGACGACGCCCCAGATAATCTGGATGCGGCGGTGCCGCTGATCCGGGCCATGGATTTCTCGCTTTGCTCCAGTCACCCGGCTGCGCTCATCTATGCAACGCTGGATTTCCCAGACACGCGGCGCCTCCATCATGCATGGGAGGAGAGCAGGGCATTCGCCTATCACCAACTCGCTCAGAAGCGGCACTTGCCGGTACTGGTCGTTGAACATCGTCCCGGCGATGCGGGATCGGATAACCCGGTCCATTGTCATCTCCTCATCGGGGCTCGCAAACTCGATGGGACAGGCTTTCGCGGGTTCGCCGATGATCTGCTGACCGACCAGGGACAGCGGATCCTGTATGACGAGTGGATCGGCTTTCGGTCCCGATGGGAGGCACTAAAAGCCTGAGAAGGATTTAGGCCGGCTTATTTCGTAGGCCGGCCTTTTCCTCATGCTGGCACACCAGCCGAGCGCTTCCCACGCTGACGCGGTGCACGGTACCGTTCCTTATGTTTTGGGCGGATTTCGAGATCGAAGTAGATCGCGACCAGGTTGAGGTAGAAGCGATAGGCATGCTTGCCGATAGCATATCTCGGAATGCCGCCATCACTCCGGCGCGCTTCGTCCCCCTCTTGGCGGGCAATTGCAGCTTTTTCCCGGCGGGCTCGCTGCTGCTCGGTCATGTTCCCTGCCTCGGCGAGCTGGGCGTCCTTTC comes from the Sphingomonas xanthus genome and includes:
- a CDS encoding hybrid nucleoside-diphosphate sugar epimerase/sugar transferase, with the protein product MKADIWPRLFRNAGNFTFCDRTPQERHFSVTTVAVTGASGRVGQAVIPELLATGIDVRLFGRSKERIQSIFPGCSVHHNSEISHQLSGCDAIIHLATINNDVDSVTEESARRVNVDWPLQLARHAREKGVPRFIFMSSTHALDPDNQSLYAQTKRELANRLAEVAGIDIVEVVAPKIYDHRQRWTSVFWKLLGGLKPTISTSAVASVIADELRRPPSGPRVKLISSSHPRPRYYDMATTGLDYVAAISILIGFGWLLLLIAIAVRLDSPGPALFRQERVGRNQAKFICWKFRTMRVGTAHRATHETCASSVTRIGAFLRRTKLDELPQVVNLLKRELSLVGPRPCLPNQRKLIQERQARGVFEMRPGITGLAQVNGIDMSDPARLAIWDERYSALRSLQFDLKILLSTFLGKGRGDKVLHGN